The Xenopus tropicalis strain Nigerian chromosome 1, UCB_Xtro_10.0, whole genome shotgun sequence DNA segment atctgtggcttctggcaaatgccagcggggctgctgtaagatgccatagacacacTTTTTTTCATAGtcacactatttattgggctggtggggggctgtttgggcctctgtgtacttgaaattccagggtctattttgaagcccagtccagacctggtagCCTTTCTTCCCTGCTCAGAGGCCTTCCTATCATTCTAATCTGAATTAAATACTTTTAATGTAAAGCGCGCTCGAATATGGACTGATGGAAAGGGATGTCTAGCCTGCTTGTTCTTTCCAGAACACCCCAGCTTCCCGGACTTAAGCAAAATATATGGAACATAGAAAACAATAGGGGTGATTTACATCCACATGTGCAAATTTGAGTGCATTCCTTGTGCAGagcttttccccagaattccgGCATTGTGTGCCAGGGGGCGTTACACCTGAGGCAATTTTGGTAAAGACTGGTTGGTGTCCTTTCCAGTATTGACACCTGCACAAATTGACACCAGGTGTcaagtcaataggtgcaactgcactCAATTCAGCACAGAATAAAAGGGCAGTATATCCCCTTGTTTAATATGTGGGGCTTCTCATGAAAAATTCCTGTGTGTAAAAGCCCTAAACCTGTATGGTTATGGGATGTCCTAGTGCACATTTGTGCTGCCTTGAGGAGCAACACTGCAGCGATGCACAGCTGTTACAGAGCTGATTGAGACTTGCAGGGTCCCTCAGATGGAAAGAACATATATTAGAGTCATGGCTGGGAAGTTGCTCCAAAGGTAAACCCGGCAGCACAACTAAAGCCTACTGCATATTCCTTGTAACACAACAAGATAAGCTAATCGCACCCACTTCCACACCAGATAATAACCTTTCTATTAGTAGGTGGTGCTAATCATTTTATATAGTGCAAGTATGGGACTATGGGCAGACCTCCAGATCAGAAGATTAAACATAGCTAAAATGTCtgaggctaatgtcagaccaggcgtatcgTTTTGGCAAGACCTCCATagtctcctacctgtgcctgcacccgaatgaatggaatacgctcaggtgcaggcacatgtagccgaaatatgcatagaAACGCGAGAATTTGCATTCTCTTGGGTTTTTTATGTGGATATTggctgcacctgagcatattccattcattcgggtgcaggcacaggtaggagactATGGAGGTCTTGCCAAAACGATACGCCTGGTCTGACTTTAGCCTATCACAACTTATTTTAGCTCAGCATTTTATATTCACTACTGAGCCAGTTGTTACAGTTCAGCCTTACTGTTTGCTATCAGAATTAATAAACAGGGTCTTGCTGCGGCTCAAGAAGGTATTACAATCTGCAATACGTATGATtgtcagaaaatgtttttactagaCATTTTTTCTCTAAGCCTGGAATTGGGAGTGATGTCCTGTACTGACAATCACCTATGATGAGGCCAGCAGAGGCGCACTGCCTTGTGACCAAGTGGCATTGGGATCCTCCTATCTGAAACAGCCAAGTACTGACCAGCCTatgcctttttttcccattttaatgCACATGAATAACAAAGGTTACTGAAACCATCGAGTGTGAAACAAAACAGTAGTTACAGATAACATTTATGTGGCTAAATGTTCCATCATATTTCCCAACTCATCTACTCAAAATAACATGGAGAACTTCACACATTTCCAATCATTGTTTATTCCTTTGTAAAACTGGGTACATGGTCAACTGATAGACCCATTGGCctttgctcaaaaaaaaaaaaaaattaaataaaacaatctTGAATTATAGGCAGAAGAAAAAACAGCATTTCCATGGTGTACTCCAAGGCCTTGCTTGCTCCAATAAAACAAAGGCCACAGATGGAGTTCAAATGATTGCCTCTTTGCTGCTTTATTATAGGGGAGATGAACATTACATTACCGTTACTTTCAAAAGAGTTCTTGGGAAAACAAACAGGAGTTTTGTGCCAATGAACCTATATAATCAAACAGAGCTGTATTTACTAAGCACTTCTGAGGTCTGAAACGTTACTTTCCAGAAATGGAGCGTTAAGTTCCCCTTGAGTCTAGCACCACTCCTACTCCTTACAATGTCTATTTCAGGCGAAAACAAatcatttcttcttctttttgttcTTCTTGCCACCTTCGCCCTGTTGCGCACTTTGGTCTCCACCTCCACTCTTCTGTGTTCTGGTCTTCAGCTTTGGAATTTCTTCCGCTACTCGCAGCATTATGGCTTTCCCTACAACCAAATGGAAATATCTAAATGAGAGGTCAGAAACAGCATAGCTTTGAGAAATATGACATATCAGAACAGTAGTTCACCCTgcaccaacctttttttttttttttcttactactGTTTCCCTGTAATATTGGGAGGATTTTAAACCAACATATCACAGACGAGCTGCTATtatttttagtatatatatatataatcaatccaaatagtgtcagcactccaaggctcaatattttGCGGGGTACACAGCCAAAATGTAAGTATGCAGAAagtaatcatcatcatcatgatttTTACTTTATAGTCAGTTATGCAttcaatacacttgagattgttttgaactacaagacccttggtgctggctgtgttttattttgtattccgtgcacatgggcggctatttattagcattttggagtgaggtgctgtcgtgaggacttatatatattatattatatacacacacatacacacagtagcatataaatgtaatttgtatctccataccttatgcctgataaaaatcatttaaacattagataaatcTTAATATAATTGTTTTAGCtctaaggattcattatatcttagctgggatcaagtatagggtactgttttattgttgcaGAGAAACTTTCTAGACAATCtgccgtaattcagagctttctggataatgggtttacagataagggatcccatatcatCAGACATTTATAAGATCCTACACTTTATATTTCATATGTGAAGACTAGAACCAATTTcgatttttctttttcacaatttaaatTTCGTTAcgctaaaaaaactcaaatccgCATTATGAttcaaaactcaaatgtctggcatttatgCAAGTGCAAAAACcttaaatgtaaaacttccccatctaaaagcttgtgagtttctatagaagtcaatgggagttgtcctcggcaaagtcaagccatatctGTAAACTTGAATTCTTCTAGTTTtacgagtttgtaaacttgaaaaatttgagtttttcgaatGAGTTTTCTTTAGtattaaataagtgagcattcgttACCTGCAGCAGACCAAGTATctgcctgtgtggcattagccttcaTGTCTGGATATAAATTTAGGATACATACTATTTTCAGGTATTTCCATATTATTTTAGGTTTCCACATTTTATGCAGGGAAGCCTAGcaacgtgtggcaaattttgttgctgtttattttacactacataataaatcttccccttagtgtATCCGTTACTGAGCAAATGGTAGAACTGTATGCTGCTGCTGATAGACAGATTGTTACATGAAAACTATAAGAAAGGAGAGGCTTGCAGCAGCTCCGAGGCTTACTTGATGAAAGTTTATCGACACAACTGCTTCCATCTTCGTTCCTAAGCTGCACCCGCACTCTGCCCCTAAATTGTGTATCTCTGTTCCACTCCCGAGTGTACATTTTATCCCCCTGTGCAGGAGAAACAGTGGCATCAGTAACAATGCTCTTATGAGAACacaaatcaaaaaacaaaacataccatatcaaacaatggaaaggtacatcccagtgcttcatggtacccactctcctaacgcgtttcgcaccactaggtgcttcatcagaggaggacctcctctgatgaagcacctagtggtgcgaaacgcgttaaaTTGTATACTgtttcaggacctttcagtgtAATATAACTTAGGTTCTCTTCCTCAATCTATTTCCTTATTGATTGCATATGAGAACACAAGCAAGAACAAAAAGCGTCACCTCCACAACTGCATTCAGCTTGTTGGCACGACAGATATCTGCAATCTCAGAACATGTCGGGTTCTGCACAGCCTGGGTGGGAACAAAACAGAATGCATATTACTGGGCCTGTGAATATTCCAATCATGCAGCATATGCAGAAGCAGCTAGCTGCACATACACTTACCACTGCCTCTGGGCTCTGCTTAAAGGGTCACTAAACCGTCACTTTTTTATTTAACCCTATGGATTTGCCTAATGGCAATATTGAGGAaaggatttatatttatatttcgtTTGTTGTACCTCCCCAGTAACAATATTACTGGCTCAGTTTGTAGCTTTGCAAAGTGCTGGTAGGCCAAGTTGAGATTGTTTccactggaaaagaggcgctttataaatatataaaggggatcatataataatttctctaatgctttatttacctgtaggtccttccagcagatacaagggcacccattcctaTTATAAGCAGTGAGGTTATATCTACGTATtaggaaagggttttttttactgtgagagctgtgaagttgaggAATTCCCTCCCttaatcagttgtactggcagatacattgtatagcttcaagaaggggttggatggctgtttagcatatgagggaatacaggggtatgggagatagctctcagtacaagtgagggaatacagggttatgggagatagctctcagtacaagtgagggaatacagggttatgggagatagctctcagtacaagtgagggaatacaggggtagggggatagctctcagtacaagtgagggaatacaggggtaggggagatagctctcagtacaagtgagggaatacaggggtatgggagatagctcttagtacaagtgagggaatacaggggtaggggagatagctctcagtacaagtgagggaatacagggctatgggagatagctctctgtacaagtgagggaatacagggttatgggagatagctctcagtacaagtgagggaatacagggttatgggagatagctcttattacaagttgatccagggactggggtccaattgccatcttggagtcaggaaggaattttttcccctctgcggcaaattagagaggcttcagatggggtttttttgccttcctctggatcaactagcagttaataCACattaaaggttgaacttgatggacctgtgtttttttttttattcaaccttaCTATGTTTACATTAATCTAAGCAGCCACTGGTCCTTCCGGTCATGCTACCCCTGCTGCCATATGCACCACGCGGGAAGGCTTGTGCCAGCCAATATAtacaccagtggtgtaacttgggAGCTGTGTCCCatcacaatataatatactgttgcatAGTTTCCTTACCTTTTCTATGGGAATGCGCCTTCCCTCAGCAATAGTTTTCTTACTGTTTAAGTAAGCTGGATAAATGCAGATGAACCTGTAGAGGCAAACAGAGCACATGTATATTGGGTTTTTGACAGCAATTAACCTTTCCTTCATTTTTAAAAGTCACCAGCAGAGAAGCTGCAGGTTACAGTTACAGATTCTTTTCCAGAATTAGAGTAAGCTGTTCAACTAGTTGTACTGTTACTAAGGAATCTGTGCAATGCTTTTAGACAGAacaataagattgtaagctctgtgggccaTGCCATTCCAAGATACCACTTCACTGACCCTGTTTTTAGCACTGCCATCTGGGGACATTTATCACCTGATATTTATATTATAGCCATCCCAAAAACATGGAACACAGGGAGGGGCAGACACCTACACAATTTCTCACATGACTTGAGAAGTAGAGACAGACAAATTGGGAAATAGCCGATTGAGTGCTGTAAAGCAAGAGTGACCTACAACAGAGACCTTtctcgcacacccttaactctccatAAATTAagcgcccggtgctcactgccagagggatcggcaccctccaaaaatccaGAATAGTCAAACaatacaatggcactcagggctacaaaagggacaagcccttaattccaattttttattgcggtagtgcagtAAAGCAAGAGTGACCCAAGCCATTTTCAGATCAGAACACAAGTCTATGATTACTCTGGTACAGCCTTGGATTTACTAGGAGCCATCTGGTTCTGCTTTATAGGGCGTCAGGCTCATCTTGTCTATATGTTACAATACATAAGAACATAGCCTCTTATACGGACATATACTGGGGTGTAGGCAACTTGTTTTGCCCTTGGTCTTACAAGCCATCTGCTCTTATGCTAGTGCATAACAAAACCcaatgctttagggctctggcacacagggagattagtcgcccacgacaaaactccctgttcgcgggcgactaatctccctgagttgccttcacctgccatcccaccggcaaaaatgtaagtcgccggtgggatggcacatgtggCGGCGTGAttttgcccgcgaacagggagttttgtcgcgggcaactaatctccccgtgtgccagagcccttagggtgaagacacactgagctactagtagcagctactttttcatggctactaaactccagaaaataccctgccatagacaataccaagaattgcctctgctaaaacacacagagacaattatcagtaaatgatcagcattgtctattttagcagtagctgctactagtagcacagtgtgtcttcacccttagggctgtgaaacacggggagatttgttgcgcggcaaaCAATATCCCCATGTGTCACCGCCCTTAAGCCAGACCAGGCTGCTGCTTTTTTGCCAGACAAAGGAAGAGTTCCAAGAAAATAAATACCCCAGCATGCCAAATAAAATGACCACATTTTCAGAACCAACACAGACTACATTAAATcataacacaggtatgggacctggggtttctggataaggggtctttccataatttggattacaataccttaagtctactaaaaaaaaaaaaaaaactaagcattaaataaacccaacagaattggttgcctccaataaggaatttcttagttgggatcaagtacaaggtaaccttttcctttttctaaattatttgattatattggagatggcctttcaataatcagaactttctggataatgaacgTACTGaatgtttctgg contains these protein-coding regions:
- the srp19 gene encoding signal recognition particle 19 kDa protein isoform X1; this translates as MANLEKSHASVDRFICIYPAYLNSKKTIAEGRRIPIEKGDKMYTREWNRDTQFRGRVRVQLRNEDGSSCVDKLSSRKAIMLRVAEEIPKLKTRTQKSGGGDQSAQQGEGGKKNKKKKK
- the srp19 gene encoding signal recognition particle 19 kDa protein — protein: MANLEKSHASVDRFICIYPAYLNSKKTIAEGRRIPIEKAVQNPTCSEIADICRANKLNAVVEGDKMYTREWNRDTQFRGRVRVQLRNEDGSSCVDKLSSRKAIMLRVAEEIPKLKTRTQKSGGGDQSAQQGEGGKKNKKKKK